The Lepeophtheirus salmonis chromosome 6, UVic_Lsal_1.4, whole genome shotgun sequence DNA window ACAAATGCAGGACAGAATTTGTGGAGGAATGTAAAAATGTGTACGAAGATGTACAAGCAACATATGGAGAAGGGGAAGATCCACCAAAGGATTGTCAAAGCGTGCCAAGAGAAGCATGTACTCAAGTTGCTGTTCCAAACTGTCGTCAAATTGCTGAAGAACAAGTAAATTATTCAATAGCTAATCTACAGTTTACattgttttttcaattgttcATGTAGTGCCGAGAAAAACCAACCAGAATATGCAACAATGTACCAAGAGAGCAATGCACCCAAATCCCTCGTTACAACTGTCGCAATGTTCCCTCTGAAAAGTGTGAGGGTAATTCCGAGCCAGTATGCCAGCAAGTTCCCCGCGAGGAATGTAGAGAAGTGGACAGAGAGGAGTGTACAGATGTACCAAAAGAAAACTGCCAACAGGTAAAACTTAGTCGAATGCAattgtaaatacttttattcaaaCACTGAAATTATTTTAGGTTCCTAGACAAAATTGCCAACAGGTTCCAAGTCAACAATGCCAAACTGTTCCTCGTCAACAATGTGAACAAGTCAGTCGTGAGGAGTGTGAAACTGTACCAACACAGCAATGTCAACAAGTACCCAGGCAAAATTGTCAAGatgtaaatttaaacaaaaattaatcataatattgtTTAGTATACATTTCCTTAATCCTTTAGATTCCTCAAGAGACATGTCAACAAGTGCCATCTCAGAGCTGTCAACAGGTTCCTCGACAACAATCCAGGCAAGAATGTAGCAGCGTTCCAAGACAACAATGTTCTCAAGTTCCACAACAACAGTGCAGCTCTGTTCCAAAGCAACAATGTAGCGATGTAACCTCTCAACAATGTTCCAATACTCCTCAACAAAGTTGTCAAAGCGTTCCTGTTCAAGTTGAAGGCCAAACTTGTAGAACTATCCCCAGACAACAATGCTCACAAGTATCTTAGCAATCCATTTAATTGTTGTAGAGAGGGATTCTGTAATGTTAAAAGACAAGGAACACGCTTGACAACGCATACCTATGTACTCCACAAATCAACTACTTACCTATGCTATCccttaaaatttacttttttcctaTGACAACTATCCTTCAATTAATACCAAACACACATACTCACTTACACCCGACTCAAACCATTACAGGTTCTTCCTTATTAGGAATTTTGGACGACAGAGTTTGTATTTGAATTCttatacatctttttttctcttttggaaTATTCGGAATATGAAGTATgcgtattattttttgtattttttatttggaatctGAAAAGGGGATGCCATGGAGCTATGCCatggaataattaaatcaactttattttaatcttctAATTTGTTAAAGCAAATTGCTTCATAATCTActcaatttaaatcatttacaaaaacaaaaaagacttATGCTTTCACATTACTGCATACTTTACCTAAGTATGTGAATGTGAAATTTGACTTGAATTTAACTAACTGGAGGAAGTTATTTTATAAGCTTAAAAcatggatttatttaaaaaaatcaatatatgtttatttcggCAAGGCCTGTAAGGATGGATTATTCATGTCTTTTTTAACTTGTAGGTGCAAAAGCAAGTCCCAAGCCAGAATTGTAACTCTATTCCACGTGAACAATGCTCTGTGGTACCCCGACAACAATGTAACACTGTTCCAAGAAACCAATGCAACACAGTGACACGACAAGAATGCACAAGTGTTCCAAGTCAAAAGGAAAGACAAGAATGTTTCTCAATTCCAAGGCAACAATGCTCAACCGTGCCTAAGCAACAATGCACCTCGAATCCACAGTAATATTTAACATATGAATCTTtaatcaacaaatttaaaaataaatcacttCTTAGAGAAAATTGTCAACCCATATGCCAACCTGTATATTGGTGCCGAACGTGCAGTGGAAGTGGGGGCTCAATTTTGTTTGGAGCATCAACTGGAGGAAGTTCATTCACATCTGGTTCTGTGATTACAGGAGGTTCTTCATCTCTCGTACAAGGATCTGGAACATCAATCACATCCGGTTATTCTTCAGTTAGCTTAAATGGAGCATCAAGCGGAGGTTTTGGCAATAACATTGTGTCTGCCCCAGCTCCTGGAGGGGATTCTTATGGATCTCCTCAGGGATCAGTCATTTCATCATCTTCTGTTGGTGGAGGTTTGAACAATTTTGCTTCTGGAAGTGGATCTATTTCCAGTAACAACGTTGTGTCAGCCCCAGCTCCCGGAGGTGATTCCTATGGATCTCCTCAAGGATCAGTCATTTCATCATCTTCTGTTGGTGGAGGTTTGAACAATTTTGCTTCTGGAAGTGGATCTATTGTTAGTAGCAACGTTGTGTCAGCCCCAGCTCCCAGTGGTGATTCCTATGGATCTCCTCAAGGATCAGTCATTTCATCATCTTCTGTTGGTGGAGGTTTGAATAATTTTGCTTCTGGAAGTGGATCTACTTTCAGTAACAACGTTGTGTCTGCTCCAGCTCCCGGAGGGGATTCTTATGGATCTCCTCAAGGATCAGTCATTTCATCATCTTCTGTTGGTGGAGGTTTGAACAATTTTGCTTCTGGAAGTGGATCTATTGTTAGTAGCAACATTGTGTCAGCCCCGCTCCCGGAGGTGATTCCTATGGATCTCCTCAAGGATCAGTCATTTCATCATCTTCTGTTGGTGGAGGTTTGAATAATTTTGCTTCTGGAACCGGATCTATTGACAGTAACAACTTTGTGTCTGCTCCAGCTTCTGGAAGTGATTCCTATGGATCTCCAGAAGGATCAGTCATTTCATCCTCTTCAGGTAGTTccagtaatattttttctggTAGTGGATCTTCAGTAAGTAACATCATTGAATCAGCTCTTGCTTCTGAAGGAGATTCATATGGATCTCCTCAAGGATCCGTCGTTTCCTCATCATCTCTTGATGGAGGCTTGAACAATTTTGCTTCTGAAAGTGGATCTATAGTCAGTAATAGCGTTGTGTCTGCTCCAGCTCCTGGAGGTGATTCCTATGGATCTCCTGAAGGATCTGTCATTTCTTCATCCTCAGGTAGTGAATCTGTTATAGACAGTTCAAATGTTTCACCAGTGATTTCATCTGGTGTTTTCACCTCAAGTAATTCTATTGGATCATCTTTTAATTCTGAATCTTCATCTGCAATCGACTCTTATGGGACACCTGAAGAATCCGTGATTTTTAATGGAGATTCTTCAGTAATTGAACCAAGAATTGTTCCAGACAATAGTATAGTGAGCTCAAGCTCTGTAGGTGATTCATACGGATCTCCAATCAGAAGTCGATCCATATCTGATGCAGTTTCAAGAGATCTTGCCTCCATTTTCTCCTCAGCACAAGGAAGTGAGCCCCTCACAGCGGTTCCAGTCTCTATTTTCAATGAGAATAAGCTAGTCGAAGCTCAAGCCTCTGATGTTGAAGAGCCTGAATTTGATGATCCCTCAACTCAAATTCATTTTACCACTAGTCGTCCAATTTCTGAGAATCAAGACTCTATATTCAAACGGCAAGTCAAATTCCCTGAAGATGACTCTAAAGAAgaacaaaggaaaaaagagGTTGACAGGAGGAGAGATGTCCTTCTGTCTCGTCTTGTAGTGGATACAGCCTTTGAGGACTACAAGAAGAGatgaaagcaaaaataaactcaattatacatatttatctatatttaattttgatgcaTAGTTCTCCTATGGAGAagtacatgtacatatatatacataaataatgttcttagagaaggaaataatctcagtattattataatttgatttcgttactatattttgtcaaattttgtgtaCATATGTCCATGACACAATTTCCCCTATTCCTTCCTTTCTCTCTATAATTTATAGTAACTCTTATATGCGACTTTtacatattaatgtataaaagaTCTtccttacattttttgaatatttttttttcatttctgatTTTTAGCCTTGTATCAAATTAACTAAGTTACTGAGTGGTTCCTTATCAA harbors:
- the LOC121119524 gene encoding uncharacterized protein → MKCLLSIGVILLLQFAQNTESRPQDSYGSPAGPLISSSNVPAGPSSLTSSSNSFSSGGSSILTTYGGGASTGGGFNAGASSGSSFGGGSSSFGGGGSSSLPSYGSGSSGGNGCQTIRTLNPSGSDCTQGGQECLSQCTTTNEQQCSTTQEQQCTTLNEQKCETRYETIYEQQCVPINEEQCGIVNEQQCTTVNEQQCSTVNEQQCTTSYESVSEEVCTTIQEQKCETEYMTKYEQICTSIENQVCSTVVIPECRTVNEQVCSTINEEVCSTINEQVCNTVVDTINEEQCTQTFDNQCTTSFQQVCDEIFEESCSTVNEQQCQQVTEEVCNTVDEQQCSQVFEEQCTTETEEVCTTENETVCNTVKDQECTTVNEEVCEDAGGENCETVFEQLCTQTFETECSNDEEEQCFTKYEEECETIYKDRCSTEYENKCRTEFVEECKNVYEDVQATYGEGEDPPKDCQSVPREACTQVAVPNCRQIAEEQCREKPTRICNNVPREQCTQIPRYNCRNVPSEKCEGNSEPVCQQVPREECREVDREECTDVPKENCQQVPRQNCQQVPSQQCQTVPRQQCEQVSREECETVPTQQCQQVPRQNCQDIPQETCQQVPSQSCQQVPRQQSRQECSSVPRQQCSQVPQQQCSSVPKQQCSDVTSQQCSNTPQQSCQSVPVQVEGQTCRTIPRQQCSQVQKQVPSQNCNSIPREQCSVVPRQQCNTVPRNQCNTVTRQECTSVPSQKERQECFSIPRQQCSTVPKQQCTSNPQENCQPICQPVYWCRTCSGSGGSILFGASTGGSSFTSGSVITGGSSSLVQGSGTSITSGYSSVSLNGASSGGFGNNIVSAPAPGGDSYGSPQGSVISSSSVGGGLNNFASGSGSISSNNVVSAPAPGGDSYGSPQGSVISSSSVGGGLNNFASGSGSIVSSNVVSAPAPSGDSYGSPQGSVISSSSVGGGLNNFASGSGSTFSNNVVSAPAPGGDSYGSPQGSVISSSSVGGGLNNFASGSGSIVSSNIVSAPLPEVIPMDLLKDQSFHHLLLVEV